One window of Pseudomonas sp. FP198 genomic DNA carries:
- a CDS encoding NAD-dependent succinate-semialdehyde dehydrogenase: MLKNRLKDPSLLVELAYIDGQWVGADNAATLDVINPATGEVLARVPAIHGSETRRAIEAADRAWPAWRARPAAERAALLDRWYQAMIDNLDDLALILTLEQGKPLAEAKGEIRYGASFVKWFAEEARRIYGETIPAPSGDRRLMTLKQPVGVCAAITPWNFPNAMITRKCAPALAAGCTIVVKPSDLTPLSALALAVLAERVGIPAGVFNVVTGMPAGIGEELTGNPTVRKLSFTGSTAVGRLLMRQSSEHIKRLSLELGGNAPFIVFDDADLEQAVTGIMLSKFRNAGQTCVCANRILVQDGIYERFAQRLVEEVGKLKVGDGLEAEVNIGPLINAAAVSKVARHIDEALSQGARLLCGEIPTGDSQFVQPTVLGETHAGMLLANEETFGPVAPLMRFSTEEQALALANATPYGLAAYFFTQDLRRSWRFGEALEFGMVGLNTGLISMDVAPFGGIKQSGLGREGSKYGLDEFLEVKAFHVGGL, from the coding sequence ATGCTCAAGAATCGCCTGAAAGACCCCAGCCTGCTGGTAGAACTCGCTTACATCGACGGCCAGTGGGTCGGCGCCGACAACGCCGCCACCCTGGACGTGATCAACCCGGCCACCGGCGAGGTGCTTGCCCGGGTACCGGCAATACACGGCAGTGAAACCCGACGCGCCATCGAAGCCGCCGACCGTGCCTGGCCGGCCTGGCGCGCGCGCCCGGCGGCGGAACGGGCGGCGCTGCTCGATCGCTGGTACCAGGCGATGATCGATAACCTCGACGACCTGGCGTTGATCCTTACCCTTGAGCAGGGCAAGCCGCTGGCGGAAGCCAAGGGCGAGATCCGCTACGGTGCCAGCTTCGTCAAATGGTTTGCCGAAGAAGCTCGACGGATCTATGGCGAAACCATCCCGGCCCCCAGCGGTGATCGGCGCTTGATGACCCTCAAGCAACCGGTGGGCGTTTGCGCCGCGATCACGCCGTGGAATTTCCCCAATGCGATGATCACCCGCAAGTGCGCACCGGCCTTGGCCGCGGGGTGCACGATCGTGGTCAAGCCGTCGGACCTGACCCCGCTGTCGGCCCTGGCCCTGGCGGTTCTGGCTGAGCGGGTCGGGATTCCGGCGGGAGTATTCAACGTCGTGACCGGCATGCCCGCCGGCATTGGTGAAGAGCTGACCGGCAACCCGACGGTGCGCAAGCTTTCCTTTACCGGCTCCACCGCTGTCGGACGCCTGCTGATGCGCCAGAGTTCGGAACACATCAAGCGCCTGAGCCTGGAGCTGGGCGGTAACGCTCCGTTCATCGTGTTTGACGACGCGGACCTGGAGCAGGCCGTGACCGGCATCATGCTCAGCAAATTCCGCAACGCCGGGCAGACCTGCGTCTGCGCCAACCGGATCCTGGTGCAGGACGGGATCTACGAGCGCTTCGCCCAGCGCCTGGTGGAGGAGGTGGGCAAGCTCAAGGTGGGCGACGGCCTCGAGGCCGAGGTGAACATCGGTCCGCTGATCAACGCGGCGGCGGTCAGCAAGGTCGCTCGACACATCGACGAGGCGTTGAGCCAGGGCGCTCGCCTGCTCTGTGGGGAAATTCCCACCGGCGACAGCCAGTTCGTCCAGCCGACGGTGCTCGGGGAAACGCACGCCGGAATGCTGCTGGCCAACGAAGAAACCTTCGGTCCGGTTGCTCCGCTGATGCGCTTCAGCACGGAAGAACAGGCGCTCGCCTTGGCCAACGCTACGCCCTATGGCTTGGCGGCATATTTTTTCACTCAGGATCTGCGCCGCTCATGGCGGTTCGGCGAGGCCCTGGAGTTCGGCATGGTTGGCCTCAATACCGGGCTCATTTCCATGGACGTCGCGCCCTTCGGCGGTATCAAGCAATCGGGCCTTGGGCGTGAGGGCAGCAAGTATGGCCTGGATGAATTCCTTGAAGTCAAAGCCTTCCACGTCGGCGGGTTGTGA
- the argE gene encoding acetylornithine deacetylase has product MKPRVLEILKRLMAFDTVSSESNMALIEYVRDLLLTKGIESLIVRDDSGNKANLFASTGPEDVPGILLSGHTDVVPAAGQAWTFPAFAATVRDGRIYGRGSCDMKGFIALAIDAMLDAAEQPLSRPLQLALSHDEEIGCVGVRRLLDVLHLAPVRPFLCVIGEPTNMQFVLGHKGKGSYRTYCRGLEAHSSLAPRSVNAIHVACDFIAALRLSQQQLQEQGARDADYDVPYSTVHVGQIVGGKALNIVPNLCTLDFEVRNLPADDLDGFLEQMRERAELIVREAQKLSSVAAIEIETLNVYPGLDTHPSVEAVRFLKNFAAPDTGTAKVSFGTEGGLFKQRLDVPVVVCGPGSIEQAHKPDEFIEISQMEAGKCFLQGLLGSMRI; this is encoded by the coding sequence ATGAAACCCCGTGTATTGGAAATTCTCAAACGGCTGATGGCCTTCGATACCGTCTCTTCGGAATCGAATATGGCCTTGATCGAATACGTGCGCGATCTGCTGCTGACCAAGGGCATCGAGTCATTGATTGTGCGGGACGACAGCGGCAACAAAGCCAACCTGTTTGCCAGCACGGGGCCAGAGGATGTGCCGGGGATCCTGCTGTCGGGGCATACCGACGTGGTGCCGGCGGCGGGGCAGGCCTGGACCTTCCCGGCGTTTGCGGCGACGGTGCGGGACGGACGGATCTATGGCCGCGGCAGTTGCGATATGAAGGGCTTTATCGCCCTGGCAATCGACGCCATGCTCGATGCCGCCGAGCAGCCATTGAGCAGGCCGCTGCAGCTGGCGCTGTCCCATGACGAGGAGATCGGCTGCGTGGGGGTACGGCGTTTGCTTGACGTGCTGCACCTGGCACCGGTCCGGCCGTTTCTATGCGTCATCGGCGAGCCGACCAATATGCAGTTCGTCCTCGGGCACAAGGGCAAGGGTTCCTACCGTACGTACTGTCGTGGCCTGGAGGCGCACTCATCATTGGCGCCACGCTCGGTCAATGCGATTCATGTGGCCTGCGATTTCATCGCCGCGCTGCGCCTGAGCCAACAGCAATTGCAAGAGCAGGGTGCCCGGGATGCCGATTACGATGTGCCCTACAGCACCGTGCATGTCGGTCAGATTGTCGGCGGCAAGGCGCTGAACATCGTGCCCAACCTGTGCACCCTCGATTTCGAAGTGCGTAACTTGCCGGCGGACGACCTCGACGGCTTCTTGGAGCAGATGCGCGAACGGGCCGAACTGATCGTGCGCGAGGCGCAAAAGCTTTCCAGCGTGGCGGCGATTGAAATCGAGACCCTGAACGTCTACCCGGGCCTTGACACCCACCCGAGCGTCGAAGCGGTACGGTTCCTGAAAAACTTTGCCGCCCCGGACACGGGTACCGCGAAAGTATCGTTCGGTACCGAGGGCGGTTTGTTCAAGCAACGCCTGGATGTACCGGTGGTGGTCTGCGGCCCGGGTTCGATCGAACAGGCGCACAAGCCTGACGAGTTCATCGAGATCAGCCAGATGGAGGCGGGCAAGTGCTTTCTGCAAGGGTTGCTGGGCTCGATGCGCATTTGA
- a CDS encoding ABC transporter ATP-binding protein — protein sequence MSELIRVQDLRVVACGERDEVDIVKGVSFSLQKGQVLALIGESGSGKTTIALALLGYARRGCRLAGGVVQIGDDDMLAVSESQLQKLRGNRVSYIAQSAAAAFNPAKKLIDQVVEGALIHGLGSRAVLEAKAIELFRDLALPDPERIGQRYPHQVSGGQLQRVMAAMALISDPLLVVLDEPTTALDVTTQIDVLRAFKRVVRERGATAVYVSHDLAVVAQMADQIVVLNGGEIFEHSATAPLLKGPAHEYTRSLLAAARPDTTIRPPGDIAQDTPLLTIQGLTAGYGNKDAQGMPAIRVLEGIDLTIRRGQAIGVIGESGSGKSTLARVVAGLLPPALGGLSFDGQPLGGSLSSRTQEQFRRIQMVFQNADTALNPMHSVSTILSRPLKMYFGLKGAPLRERIGELLDLVRLPRTMADRRPNELSGGQKQRINLARALAAKPDLILCDEVTSALDTVVGAAILELLRDLRQELGVSYLFISHDISTVRALCDDIVVMYSGHKVQAGTRQSYAEAPFHPYTDLLIHSVPELRQGWLENCGATTCQTLPSIGPKAAVPGLCTFLNRCPVRVDGLCNRVSPDRRMLVGGSEILCHHDSAELMKTQQSNNPTVAAYA from the coding sequence ATGAGTGAGTTGATTCGGGTACAGGACTTGCGCGTGGTCGCCTGCGGCGAGCGCGATGAGGTGGACATCGTCAAGGGGGTTAGCTTCTCCCTGCAAAAAGGCCAGGTATTGGCCTTGATCGGTGAGTCCGGTTCCGGCAAGACCACCATAGCCCTGGCGCTGCTCGGTTATGCCCGACGCGGTTGCCGGCTGGCGGGCGGCGTGGTGCAAATCGGCGACGACGACATGCTGGCGGTGAGCGAAAGCCAGTTGCAGAAGTTGCGCGGCAACCGGGTGTCCTATATCGCCCAGAGCGCCGCAGCGGCGTTCAACCCGGCGAAAAAACTCATCGACCAGGTAGTGGAAGGCGCGCTGATTCATGGCCTGGGCAGCCGGGCGGTACTTGAGGCCAAAGCCATCGAGCTGTTTCGCGACCTGGCCCTGCCAGACCCTGAGCGCATCGGCCAGCGCTATCCTCACCAGGTGTCGGGCGGGCAACTGCAACGGGTGATGGCGGCCATGGCGCTGATCAGCGATCCATTGCTGGTGGTGCTCGACGAGCCGACCACCGCCCTCGATGTAACGACCCAGATCGATGTGCTGCGGGCCTTCAAACGGGTGGTCCGCGAGCGTGGCGCCACGGCCGTCTATGTGTCCCACGACCTGGCGGTCGTGGCGCAGATGGCTGATCAGATCGTCGTGCTCAATGGCGGCGAGATCTTCGAACATAGCGCCACGGCACCTTTGCTCAAGGGCCCGGCCCACGAATACACCCGCAGCCTGTTGGCGGCGGCGCGGCCGGACACGACGATCCGTCCGCCCGGCGACATCGCGCAGGACACGCCATTGCTGACCATCCAGGGGCTGACCGCCGGCTACGGCAACAAGGACGCCCAGGGCATGCCAGCGATTCGCGTGCTGGAAGGCATCGACCTGACGATTCGCCGAGGCCAGGCCATCGGTGTCATCGGTGAGTCGGGCTCGGGCAAATCGACCCTTGCACGGGTGGTGGCCGGGTTGTTGCCGCCAGCCCTTGGCGGCTTGTCCTTCGATGGTCAACCCCTGGGCGGCAGCCTGTCGTCGCGTACCCAGGAGCAGTTCCGACGCATACAGATGGTCTTCCAGAATGCCGACACCGCACTCAATCCGATGCACAGCGTCAGCACAATTCTGAGCCGTCCGCTGAAGATGTATTTCGGTCTCAAGGGCGCGCCGTTGCGCGAGCGTATCGGCGAGCTGCTGGACCTGGTGCGTCTGCCCCGGACGATGGCGGACCGGCGTCCGAACGAACTGTCCGGCGGACAGAAACAACGGATCAACCTGGCCCGGGCCTTGGCGGCCAAGCCCGACCTGATTCTCTGTGACGAGGTGACCTCGGCGCTGGATACCGTGGTCGGTGCGGCAATTCTCGAATTGCTGCGCGATTTGCGCCAGGAGCTGGGCGTGTCCTATCTGTTCATCAGCCACGACATCTCCACCGTGCGCGCCTTGTGTGACGACATCGTGGTGATGTACAGCGGGCACAAGGTCCAGGCCGGTACGCGTCAATCCTACGCCGAGGCTCCGTTCCATCCGTATACCGATCTGTTGATCCATTCCGTACCGGAACTGCGCCAGGGCTGGCTGGAAAACTGCGGGGCAACGACCTGCCAGACGCTGCCGTCGATTGGCCCGAAAGCCGCTGTGCCAGGGCTGTGCACCTTCCTCAATCGCTGCCCGGTGAGGGTCGACGGGCTGTGCAATCGCGTCTCGCCGGACCGGCGGATGTTAGTCGGTGGCAGCGAAATCCTTTGCCACCACGACAGCGCCGAACTGATGAAAACCCAGCAATCGAACAATCCGACCGTGGCGGCGTACGCATGA
- a CDS encoding ABC transporter permease, with protein sequence MNNLIVKSPTAAAALGLGKDAHAKSWLGLAGAAMCVIWLLVAIFGPWLAPHPVGEVVSDNVFDSLSATYPFGTDYLGRDMLSRVLVGARFTVGLALVAAVLSSTLGTSLALLSVVSPKWLDELISRLMDAFISIPSKMLALIMVSAFGSSVTLLICTAVLSYTPGAFRIARSMAVNIEALEYVQVARTRGERRLYIACVEILPNILNPVLADLGLRFGFIVLLLSGMSFLGLGVQPPDADLGSLVRENIGGLNQGAPAIVIPALAIGTLTIGVNLFIDRLSSRHSRRTGGH encoded by the coding sequence ATGAACAACCTCATTGTGAAATCGCCGACGGCGGCCGCTGCGCTGGGGTTGGGCAAAGACGCCCACGCAAAGTCCTGGCTTGGCCTGGCCGGCGCCGCGATGTGTGTGATCTGGTTGCTGGTGGCGATTTTCGGCCCGTGGCTGGCGCCGCATCCGGTGGGCGAAGTGGTCTCCGACAATGTCTTCGACAGCCTCAGCGCGACGTACCCGTTCGGCACCGATTACCTGGGCCGCGACATGCTCAGCCGGGTTCTTGTCGGCGCGCGTTTCACCGTCGGCCTGGCGTTGGTGGCCGCGGTGCTGTCGAGCACCCTGGGAACCAGTCTGGCGCTGTTGTCGGTGGTGTCGCCAAAGTGGCTGGATGAATTGATCAGCCGCCTGATGGACGCGTTCATTTCGATCCCGAGCAAGATGCTGGCGCTGATCATGGTCTCGGCTTTCGGCTCCTCGGTCACCTTGCTGATCTGCACGGCGGTGTTGAGCTATACCCCCGGTGCCTTCCGCATCGCCCGCAGCATGGCGGTGAATATCGAAGCGCTGGAGTACGTGCAAGTGGCCCGTACCCGGGGCGAACGCCGGCTGTACATCGCCTGCGTGGAAATCCTGCCGAACATCCTCAATCCGGTGCTGGCGGACCTGGGCCTGCGTTTTGGTTTCATCGTGCTGCTGCTCAGTGGCATGAGTTTCCTCGGGCTGGGCGTACAACCGCCGGATGCCGACCTTGGCTCGCTGGTACGCGAGAACATCGGCGGCCTCAATCAGGGGGCGCCCGCGATCGTGATTCCTGCCCTGGCCATCGGCACCCTGACCATCGGCGTGAATCTGTTCATCGACCGGTTGTCGTCGCGACATAGCCGACGTACGGGAGGTCATTGA
- a CDS encoding ABC transporter permease has product MNSNTLWLIGRRLGAAVVTLLIVSMVVFAITAVLPGDAAQQALGQFATPEQVAALRTKMGLDQPGVLRYLHWLTSLLSGDLGMSMSNATPVIELMAGRVPNTLMLAAATALVSVPVALTLGIGSAMGRGGRLDSFLSFFTLTMVAVPEFLVATLAVLIFAVNLGWLSALSYASEITSPWQFMRTYALPVMTLCCVIVAQMSRMTRAAVIDQLDSPYVEMARLKGVSNIRIVLRHALPNAIGPIANAIALSLSYLLGGVVIVETIFNYPGIASLMVDAVTNRDMALVQACTMLFCTAYLVLVLIADLCAILSNPRLRNQ; this is encoded by the coding sequence ATGAATAGCAACACACTGTGGTTGATCGGCCGCCGCCTGGGGGCGGCGGTCGTGACCTTGTTGATTGTCTCCATGGTGGTGTTCGCCATCACGGCGGTGCTGCCGGGGGATGCGGCGCAACAGGCGCTGGGACAGTTCGCCACGCCGGAACAGGTGGCGGCCCTGCGGACGAAAATGGGCCTGGACCAGCCCGGTGTGTTGCGTTACCTGCATTGGCTGACGAGCCTGCTCAGCGGTGACCTGGGAATGTCGATGTCCAACGCCACGCCGGTGATCGAGCTGATGGCCGGCCGGGTTCCCAACACCTTGATGCTCGCCGCTGCCACGGCCCTGGTGTCGGTGCCCGTGGCGTTGACCCTGGGGATCGGCTCGGCCATGGGCCGAGGCGGGCGCCTCGACAGCTTCCTGAGTTTTTTCACCTTGACCATGGTGGCCGTGCCGGAGTTTCTGGTCGCCACCTTGGCGGTGCTGATATTCGCGGTGAACCTGGGTTGGTTATCGGCGCTGTCCTACGCCAGTGAAATCACGTCCCCCTGGCAATTCATGCGCACCTACGCATTGCCGGTGATGACGCTGTGCTGCGTGATTGTCGCGCAAATGTCACGCATGACCCGCGCAGCCGTGATCGATCAGCTCGACAGCCCTTACGTGGAAATGGCCCGGCTCAAGGGCGTGAGCAATATCCGCATCGTGCTCCGGCACGCCTTGCCCAATGCCATCGGCCCCATTGCCAATGCCATTGCCCTGAGCTTGTCCTACCTGTTGGGCGGGGTGGTGATCGTTGAAACGATCTTCAACTATCCCGGCATTGCCAGCCTGATGGTCGATGCCGTGACCAACCGCGACATGGCCTTGGTTCAAGCCTGCACCATGTTGTTTTGTACGGCGTACCTGGTGTTGGTGTTGATTGCCGACCTGTGCGCGATTCTTTCCAATCCGAGGCTGAGAAACCAATGA
- a CDS encoding ABC transporter substrate-binding protein → MTDKKNSIDTQLITGTESLRVFEGLNRGMSRRNALQMLGLAGVAVAGAGSLFGTAGKLFADEEAASPGKGKPGGRIRVAGSTSSTADTLDPAKGSSSTDYVRHYMFYNGLTRFDSHMVPQLELAERIETTDATLWVISLRKEVTFHNGKALTAADVVFSLLRHKDPITGSKVLPLASQFADVKAVGTHEVQIQLSGPNAELPSVLAVSHMLIVPEGTSDFSQGVGTGPFKVKEFKPGVRSVGVRNSNYWKPGLPYLDEIEFIGIADESSRINALLSGDVHIVNEVNPRSTTRIKASARHRVIDSPSGNYTDLIIRQDQMPGKSPEFTQAMKLLLDREQIKSAIFRGYARIGNDHPIAPGARFFNADLPQRAYDPEQARSLLKKAGMESISMPLMCSPAATGSVDIAVLLQQSAKEAGLKLNVNRLPSDGYWSNHWAKHPLSFGNINPRPNADMLFSQFFQSSAPWNESGWKNEQFDQLLIQARGETDEAKRGKMYADMQVLVHEHGGIGVPVFISNIDGADQRVKGYGANPLGGFMGYMFSEQIWLDA, encoded by the coding sequence ATGACTGACAAAAAAAACAGTATCGACACCCAGCTGATAACAGGTACGGAAAGTCTGCGCGTTTTCGAAGGGCTCAATCGCGGCATGTCACGCCGCAATGCATTGCAGATGCTGGGGTTGGCCGGGGTGGCCGTGGCGGGCGCCGGCAGCCTGTTCGGCACCGCCGGCAAGCTGTTCGCCGATGAGGAAGCCGCCAGCCCAGGCAAAGGCAAGCCTGGCGGACGCATCCGCGTCGCCGGCTCGACCAGTTCCACCGCCGACACCCTGGACCCGGCCAAAGGTTCGTCGTCCACCGACTACGTACGCCATTACATGTTCTACAACGGGCTGACGCGTTTTGACAGCCACATGGTGCCGCAACTGGAACTGGCCGAGCGTATCGAGACCACGGACGCCACGCTCTGGGTGATCAGCCTACGCAAGGAAGTGACCTTCCACAACGGCAAGGCATTGACCGCCGCCGACGTGGTGTTCTCGCTGTTGCGTCACAAGGACCCGATCACCGGCTCCAAGGTCCTGCCGCTGGCCTCGCAGTTCGCCGACGTCAAGGCCGTCGGCACCCATGAAGTGCAGATCCAGTTGAGCGGCCCCAACGCTGAACTGCCCTCGGTCCTTGCCGTCTCGCACATGTTGATCGTGCCCGAGGGCACCAGCGATTTCAGCCAGGGCGTCGGTACCGGCCCGTTCAAGGTCAAGGAGTTCAAGCCCGGGGTGCGTTCGGTTGGCGTGCGCAACAGCAATTACTGGAAACCCGGCCTGCCGTACCTGGACGAGATCGAATTCATCGGCATTGCCGACGAATCCTCCCGGATCAACGCCTTGTTGTCGGGGGACGTGCACATCGTCAACGAGGTCAATCCACGCTCGACGACTCGCATCAAGGCCAGCGCCAGGCATCGGGTCATCGACTCACCGTCGGGCAATTACACTGACCTGATCATCCGTCAGGACCAGATGCCCGGCAAAAGTCCGGAGTTCACCCAGGCGATGAAGTTGTTGCTGGACCGGGAGCAGATCAAATCGGCGATCTTCCGCGGTTATGCGCGGATCGGCAACGACCATCCGATTGCGCCCGGGGCACGCTTCTTCAACGCCGATTTGCCGCAACGGGCCTACGATCCCGAACAGGCCAGATCCTTGTTGAAGAAGGCCGGCATGGAGAGCATCAGCATGCCGCTGATGTGCTCGCCCGCGGCGACCGGTTCGGTGGACATCGCGGTGCTGCTGCAGCAGTCCGCCAAGGAGGCCGGGCTCAAGCTCAACGTCAATCGCCTGCCAAGCGATGGCTATTGGTCCAACCACTGGGCCAAGCACCCTTTGAGCTTTGGCAACATCAATCCGCGACCGAATGCCGACATGCTGTTCTCGCAGTTCTTCCAGTCGAGCGCGCCCTGGAACGAATCAGGCTGGAAAAACGAGCAGTTCGACCAGTTGTTGATACAGGCCCGCGGTGAAACCGACGAGGCCAAGCGCGGCAAGATGTACGCCGACATGCAGGTGCTGGTGCATGAGCACGGAGGCATCGGCGTACCGGTGTTCATCAGCAACATCGACGGTGCCGACCAGCGCGTAAAAGGCTACGGCGCCAACCCCCTGGGCGGTTTCATGGGCTACATGTTTTCCGAGCAGATCTGGCTGGATGCCTGA
- a CDS encoding FAD-binding oxidoreductase: MGSESYWLDTAPAFTGAQLGALPGQVDVAIVGGGFTGLAAARSLALKGANVVVLEGGRVIGEASGRNGGQCNTGVAQDYASLSASLGADKARAYYQAYESAVQSVVSLVEQEQIACDFKRNGKLKLAAKPLHYEGLARTSELIRREVDAEVELLSAQETRAEVNSAQFHGGLLQRNGVQMHVGRFGVGLAEAAARHGALIFQGVSVTDWKASAGGYRVNTSKGSLQATQILLATGTCQQGGLGWYRRRIVPVGSFVIATEVLPQALIDSLLPAHRSYVTSRMIGNYFRITPDNRLLFGGRARFAMSDSVSDAKSGKVLHAAMVQMFPQLAHVKVEYCWGGLVDMTSDRLPRAGQHAGVYHSMGYSGHGVQMSVHMGQVMADVMAGKVEANPWRELDWPAIPGHFGKPWFLPLVGAYYRLQDYLH, encoded by the coding sequence ATGGGCAGTGAGTCTTATTGGCTCGATACCGCACCGGCCTTTACCGGTGCCCAGCTCGGTGCGTTGCCCGGGCAGGTCGATGTGGCCATCGTCGGTGGCGGTTTCACTGGCCTGGCCGCCGCCCGGTCCCTGGCCTTGAAGGGCGCCAATGTGGTGGTGCTGGAAGGCGGGCGGGTCATTGGCGAGGCTTCGGGGCGCAACGGCGGCCAGTGCAACACCGGCGTCGCCCAGGACTACGCGTCATTGAGTGCGAGCCTCGGCGCCGACAAGGCGCGCGCCTATTACCAGGCCTATGAAAGCGCCGTGCAGAGTGTCGTCTCGCTGGTGGAGCAAGAGCAGATTGCCTGCGACTTCAAGCGCAATGGCAAGCTCAAGCTGGCGGCCAAGCCCCTGCACTACGAAGGGTTGGCCCGTACTTCCGAGTTGATCCGGCGCGAGGTCGATGCCGAGGTCGAGTTGCTGTCTGCGCAAGAAACCCGGGCTGAAGTGAACTCGGCCCAGTTCCATGGCGGCTTGCTGCAGCGTAACGGCGTGCAGATGCATGTCGGACGCTTCGGCGTAGGGTTGGCCGAAGCCGCGGCCCGTCACGGCGCGCTGATTTTTCAGGGCGTATCCGTAACCGACTGGAAAGCCAGCGCCGGTGGTTATCGGGTCAACACCTCCAAGGGGTCGCTCCAGGCCACGCAGATCCTGCTGGCCACCGGCACTTGCCAGCAAGGTGGGTTGGGCTGGTATCGGCGGCGGATCGTGCCGGTGGGCAGTTTTGTGATCGCCACCGAGGTGCTACCGCAGGCGCTGATCGACAGTTTGCTGCCGGCACACCGCTCCTATGTCACCAGCCGGATGATCGGCAACTACTTTCGGATCACGCCGGATAATCGCCTGCTGTTTGGCGGGCGGGCGCGGTTCGCCATGTCCGACAGTGTGTCCGATGCCAAGAGCGGCAAAGTCCTGCACGCGGCGATGGTGCAGATGTTCCCCCAGCTGGCCCACGTCAAGGTCGAGTATTGCTGGGGCGGATTGGTCGACATGACCTCTGATCGGCTGCCCCGGGCCGGCCAGCACGCCGGCGTTTACCACTCCATGGGCTACAGCGGCCATGGCGTGCAGATGTCGGTGCACATGGGCCAGGTCATGGCTGACGTCATGGCTGGCAAGGTCGAGGCCAACCCTTGGCGCGAACTCGACTGGCCGGCCATCCCCGGACATTTTGGCAAGCCCTGGTTCCTGCCGCTGGTAGGTGCGTATTACCGCCTTCAAGACTATTTGCACTGA
- a CDS encoding haloacid dehalogenase type II — protein sequence MSFLRPKFITFDCYGTLTNFQMGTMTRELFADRVPAEQMDQFVKDFSAYRLDQVMGDWRPYDEILKTALARVCKRWGVEYKGEGQLYYDAVPTWGPHADVPAGLSKIADKIPLVIFSNAMDEQIMSNVDKLGAPFHKVFTAQQAQAYKPRLAAFEYMLDNLGCGPEDVLHVSSSFRYDLMSAHDMKIKHKAFVARGHEQPANAAFGYHQIPDIGGLAGLVGL from the coding sequence ATGAGCTTCCTTCGTCCCAAGTTCATTACCTTTGACTGCTATGGCACGTTGACCAACTTTCAGATGGGGACCATGACGCGCGAGCTGTTCGCCGATCGGGTCCCAGCCGAGCAGATGGATCAGTTCGTCAAGGATTTCTCGGCCTACCGGCTGGACCAGGTGATGGGCGACTGGCGGCCCTATGATGAAATTCTCAAGACGGCCCTGGCCCGGGTCTGCAAGCGTTGGGGCGTCGAATACAAAGGCGAAGGCCAGCTCTATTACGATGCCGTACCGACCTGGGGCCCGCATGCCGACGTACCGGCAGGCCTGTCGAAAATCGCCGACAAGATTCCCCTGGTGATTTTCTCCAACGCGATGGACGAGCAGATCATGTCCAACGTCGACAAGCTCGGCGCACCTTTTCATAAAGTCTTCACGGCTCAACAGGCGCAAGCCTACAAGCCGCGCCTGGCGGCCTTCGAGTACATGCTCGATAACCTCGGCTGCGGGCCGGAGGATGTCCTGCACGTGTCTTCGAGCTTCCGCTACGACCTGATGTCGGCCCACGACATGAAGATCAAGCACAAAGCCTTCGTGGCCCGGGGTCATGAGCAACCGGCGAACGCGGCCTTTGGTTACCACCAGATCCCGGACATCGGCGGGTTGGCCGGCCTGGTCGGTCTCTGA